A stretch of the Flavobacterium aquiphilum genome encodes the following:
- a CDS encoding DUF4266 domain-containing protein, which produces MLFASCTPVKEYQKGKINDSEMVLSNRKIEKTELSFQSYREGASGANSGKSGGGCGCN; this is translated from the coding sequence ATGCTCTTTGCCTCCTGCACTCCAGTAAAAGAATATCAGAAAGGAAAAATCAACGATTCTGAAATGGTTCTTTCCAACAGAAAAATTGAAAAAACAGAACTCAGTTTTCAATCCTACCGAGAAGGAGCTTCCGGAGCAAATTCAGGAAAAAGTGGCGGAGGTTGCGGCTGTAATTAA
- a CDS encoding efflux RND transporter periplasmic adaptor subunit, which produces MKRIIYTILFTSLFFSCKEAKKTEAMPKDDGLITVTKQQFQSSGMEIASPSEQDFNVVIKCSGKIDVPPQNRAQITSFIGGYVKSTHLLVGDKVTKGQALLTLQNTEFLDIQKEYLEVAEQINYLKSEYERQKTLYDEKISSQKNYLKAESDYRKTKAMYQSLREKLLMLNINPAQVEKGKLTSTITIYSPISGDIVIMNANVGMPISPSDVILEIVDTQHLHLELSVFEKDILKVKEGQKIEFTVPEATKEVFNAEVHLVGKSIEGNDRTINVHGHLEDNIKQKLLTGMFVEAGIFVDSKKGLAIPAEALITENNKNFVLLLDSSKKEYSFKKAKVTLGEKSEKYVEIIPDNEINATSKILTKGVFDIAN; this is translated from the coding sequence ATGAAAAGAATCATATACACCATACTATTTACATCATTGTTTTTTTCTTGTAAAGAAGCAAAAAAGACTGAAGCTATGCCTAAAGATGATGGATTGATTACTGTGACCAAGCAACAGTTTCAGTCTTCAGGAATGGAAATTGCTTCACCATCAGAACAGGATTTTAATGTAGTTATCAAATGTTCGGGAAAGATTGATGTCCCACCGCAAAACCGAGCTCAAATTACTTCGTTTATTGGAGGTTATGTTAAGTCAACCCATCTTTTAGTTGGAGATAAAGTAACCAAAGGTCAAGCGTTATTGACTTTGCAGAATACGGAGTTTTTGGATATTCAAAAGGAATATCTCGAAGTGGCTGAACAGATCAATTATTTAAAATCGGAATATGAGCGTCAAAAAACTTTATATGATGAGAAAATTTCTTCACAAAAAAATTATTTAAAAGCAGAAAGTGATTATCGTAAAACAAAAGCAATGTATCAAAGTTTACGCGAAAAATTGCTAATGCTTAATATTAATCCTGCTCAAGTTGAAAAAGGAAAATTAACTTCGACAATAACTATTTATTCTCCAATTTCGGGTGATATCGTTATTATGAATGCTAATGTTGGTATGCCTATTTCTCCTTCCGATGTAATATTGGAAATCGTCGATACACAGCATTTACACCTGGAATTGTCTGTTTTTGAAAAAGATATTTTAAAAGTAAAAGAAGGTCAAAAAATTGAATTTACGGTGCCTGAAGCTACAAAAGAAGTATTTAATGCCGAAGTTCATTTGGTTGGAAAATCCATTGAAGGGAATGACAGAACCATAAATGTTCATGGACATTTGGAAGACAACATTAAGCAAAAATTATTGACAGGAATGTTTGTTGAGGCTGGAATATTTGTGGATTCCAAGAAAGGTTTGGCGATTCCTGCGGAAGCATTAATTACAGAAAATAATAAAAATTTCGTACTTTTATTAGATAGTTCAAAAAAGGAATATTCTTTCAAAAAAGCTAAAGTTACTCTAGGTGAAAAATCAGAGAAATACGTCGAGATAATTCCTGATAATGAAATTAATGCTACATCTAAAATTTTGACCAAAGGAGTGTTTGATATAGCAAATTAA
- a CDS encoding VIT1/CCC1 transporter family protein, producing MDLNKLKKQLQTEVDTAFLYESIAAVQDDKNLTKVLHSLASIEKEHAKHMLDKVLTFDPNCKMPLPSSKAKFQLKLGKLFGYSSIISSLSNIEKQFAVNTLKNKIEKGEKITGFEHNHLNIIEAVNNNSALNVSGGLLSKFESRHKSVGGNALRAAVLGSNDGLVSNMSLVMGVAGAAVSNNTILLTGIAGLLAGAISMALGEWLSVQSSRELNQRQIELETEELRASPEEEKKELVLLYQAKGMNVSEAQKLADKAFENPQTAIDAIITEELGIDKEELGGSAWEAAIASFILFAIGAIIPLYPFMILEGNKAIFLSIASSVVGLFGIGATITLLTGKSILFSGTRQVAFGLAAAAVTYGIGSLIGVSLAG from the coding sequence ATGGATTTAAATAAACTCAAAAAACAATTACAGACAGAAGTCGATACCGCTTTTTTATATGAAAGTATCGCAGCTGTTCAGGATGATAAAAATTTAACTAAAGTGTTGCATAGTTTAGCTTCGATCGAAAAAGAACATGCCAAGCACATGCTTGATAAAGTGTTGACTTTTGATCCGAATTGCAAAATGCCATTGCCTTCATCCAAAGCAAAATTCCAATTAAAACTAGGCAAATTATTTGGATATAGCTCGATTATCAGTAGCTTATCAAACATTGAAAAACAGTTTGCAGTCAATACTTTGAAAAACAAAATAGAGAAAGGAGAGAAAATTACCGGTTTTGAACACAATCACCTTAATATTATTGAAGCAGTCAATAATAATTCGGCTTTGAATGTTTCGGGAGGTTTATTATCTAAATTTGAAAGCCGACATAAATCAGTTGGAGGGAATGCTTTGCGAGCGGCGGTTTTGGGTTCTAATGATGGATTGGTTTCAAATATGAGTTTGGTAATGGGAGTTGCTGGTGCGGCTGTTTCGAATAATACGATTTTATTAACAGGTATTGCAGGTTTATTGGCAGGAGCAATTTCGATGGCTTTGGGAGAATGGCTGTCTGTTCAAAGTTCGAGGGAATTAAATCAGCGTCAGATAGAACTGGAAACTGAAGAACTCCGAGCTTCTCCAGAAGAAGAAAAAAAAGAATTAGTATTATTGTATCAAGCCAAAGGAATGAATGTTTCGGAGGCTCAAAAACTAGCAGATAAAGCTTTTGAAAATCCTCAAACAGCCATTGATGCTATTATTACTGAAGAATTAGGAATCGACAAAGAAGAATTAGGAGGCTCAGCTTGGGAAGCGGCTATTGCATCTTTTATTTTATTTGCCATCGGGGCAATCATCCCACTTTATCCTTTTATGATTTTAGAAGGGAATAAAGCCATTTTTTTAAGTATTGCCAGTAGTGTTGTTGGTCTTTTTGGAATTGGTGCTACAATCACATTATTGACAGGAAAAAGTATTCTATTCTCTGGTACAAGACAAGTTGCATTTGGATTGGCTGCTGCTGCAGTGACTTATGGAATTGGGTCTTTGATAGGGGTTTCTTTGGCGGGTTAG
- a CDS encoding FAD:protein FMN transferase: protein MGNIFTITVVAADEKTANEHIETAIEEIKRIEKLLTTYSDDSQTNLINANAGIQPVKVDQEVFNLIERSIGISKITQGAFDISYGSIDKSLWNFDRSMTKLPDSETALKMVHLIDYRNIILDKENTTVFLKEKGMRIGFGGIGKGYAAEMAKQILLKQNVKSGIINASGDLCVWGQQPNNKKWTIGVADPVSPNTPFSYMEISNIAVATSGNYEKYVTINGKKYSHTIDPKTGLPISGIKSVTIIAPNAEFADAMATPIAVMGIKAGLFLIDQIPDLHCIIIDDNNKIYTSKNIRLK, encoded by the coding sequence ATGGGAAACATCTTTACCATCACCGTTGTAGCGGCTGATGAAAAGACAGCCAATGAACATATTGAGACCGCCATAGAGGAAATCAAAAGGATTGAAAAACTTCTGACGACTTACAGCGATGACAGCCAGACCAATCTGATCAATGCAAATGCTGGCATTCAACCAGTAAAAGTTGACCAGGAAGTTTTTAATCTCATAGAAAGATCCATTGGCATATCCAAAATTACTCAGGGTGCTTTTGATATTTCCTACGGAAGCATTGATAAAAGCCTGTGGAATTTTGACAGATCAATGACCAAACTGCCGGACAGTGAAACAGCTTTAAAAATGGTACATCTCATTGATTACCGAAATATTATTTTGGATAAAGAAAATACAACCGTTTTTTTAAAAGAAAAGGGCATGCGTATTGGTTTTGGCGGAATCGGAAAAGGGTACGCCGCCGAAATGGCAAAACAGATTCTTCTCAAACAAAATGTAAAGAGCGGAATTATTAATGCAAGTGGTGACCTCTGCGTTTGGGGACAACAGCCCAATAACAAAAAATGGACTATCGGTGTGGCCGATCCTGTTTCTCCAAATACTCCGTTCTCTTATATGGAAATTTCCAATATAGCTGTAGCTACATCGGGGAATTATGAAAAATATGTAACGATCAACGGCAAAAAATATTCACATACGATAGATCCAAAAACAGGACTGCCAATATCAGGCATAAAAAGTGTCACCATCATAGCACCAAATGCTGAGTTTGCAGATGCGATGGCAACTCCAATAGCGGTGATGGGAATCAAAGCCGGCTTGTTTTTGATCGATCAGATACCAGATTTACACTGTATTATAATAGATGACAACAATAAAATTTACACCTCAAAAAATATCCGTTTAAAATGA
- a CDS encoding DUF2231 domain-containing protein — translation MNDAHLHMVVNHFPIIGTIFGFGILIAGLVLKNKTLINTSYVLFIVAAIFGAISMGTGEGAEELVEDMPNVGKQIIHEHEELAEKLAVLLYVLGAFSLVGLYLNFKNHAKAKLLSFLILVVSAIGLILVQKVGTSGGEIRHTEIRPNANTMVNGAVKQSEEKEED, via the coding sequence ATGAACGATGCACATTTACACATGGTAGTAAACCATTTTCCAATTATTGGAACCATTTTTGGGTTTGGAATTTTAATTGCAGGATTGGTTTTAAAGAACAAGACTCTGATAAATACCTCTTATGTATTATTTATTGTTGCGGCCATTTTTGGGGCAATCAGTATGGGTACGGGAGAAGGGGCCGAGGAGTTGGTTGAAGATATGCCAAATGTTGGAAAACAGATTATTCACGAGCACGAAGAGTTGGCTGAAAAATTAGCGGTATTGCTGTATGTTTTGGGGGCATTTTCGCTTGTTGGATTGTATCTGAATTTTAAAAATCATGCAAAAGCAAAATTACTTTCCTTTTTAATTTTAGTTGTTTCTGCTATCGGATTAATTTTGGTTCAGAAAGTTGGAACTTCAGGAGGGGAAATTCGTCACACCGAAATAAGACCCAACGCCAATACAATGGTTAATGGGGCTGTAAAACAATCGGAAGAAAAGGAAGAAGATTAA
- a CDS encoding thioredoxin family protein yields MKLITMFLFLTFLPTINWEADFTIAKKTAKEKNELILLNFSGSDWCGPCIVLHRDYFQSEAFKEMADKNLILVNADFPRKKKNIGTPEQIKQNEQLAELYNKEGNFPLTLLLDSEGKVIKTWHGKPQISPEEWTAEIKAICDSRK; encoded by the coding sequence ATGAAACTGATAACAATGTTCCTTTTTTTAACATTTCTTCCTACAATAAATTGGGAAGCTGACTTTACTATTGCTAAAAAAACCGCGAAAGAAAAAAACGAATTAATATTATTGAACTTCTCCGGATCGGATTGGTGCGGACCTTGCATCGTATTACACAGGGATTACTTCCAGAGTGAGGCGTTCAAAGAAATGGCAGACAAAAATTTAATACTTGTCAATGCTGATTTTCCGCGAAAAAAGAAAAACATAGGCACACCTGAACAGATTAAGCAAAATGAGCAGCTAGCTGAATTATATAATAAAGAAGGAAATTTTCCGCTTACACTGCTGCTTGACTCCGAGGGAAAAGTAATTAAAACATGGCACGGAAAACCTCAAATTAGTCCTGAGGAATGGACAGCAGAGATAAAGGCAATCTGTGACAGCAGAAAATAA
- a CDS encoding DUF3570 domain-containing protein produces MKRIFISGFALLAFFQLKAQNVSKDTTNYETRKLKVEEVNLVSSYYTQNGDNSAVTGGIGSEHLTDIANTIDVKLVKYGQTGIRHTFDIEAGIDHYTSASSDMIDLSANSSASSSDIRFYPSLSYLRENIDKGRSFGAGVSSSSEFDYQSFGANLSFSQKTKDRNGEFTAKFQTFIDQLKLIAPIELRPYGQEGYGTADRNTFVGTLSYSQIINKELQIMLVGDVISQNGYLSLPFHRVYFTDGSVHQEKMPDTRLKIPLGIRASYFLGDNIILRAYYRYYSDDWGIKSHTADLEIPVKLTQAFSLSPFYRYYTQSGTKYFKPYREHTSADEYYTSNYDLSKFNSGFFGMGMKFTPPEGVFGVKHWNTLELRYGHYTRTTNMVSDIVSLNIKFR; encoded by the coding sequence ATGAAAAGAATATTCATATCAGGATTTGCTTTATTGGCATTTTTCCAATTAAAAGCACAAAACGTTTCTAAGGACACAACAAATTATGAAACCCGAAAACTAAAAGTAGAGGAAGTAAATTTAGTTTCCAGTTATTATACCCAAAATGGAGATAATTCAGCCGTTACGGGAGGAATTGGTTCCGAACACCTTACCGATATTGCCAATACCATAGACGTCAAACTTGTCAAGTACGGACAAACGGGAATCAGACACACTTTTGATATCGAAGCGGGAATTGATCATTATACTTCTGCATCTTCAGACATGATTGATTTAAGTGCCAATTCATCAGCTTCATCTTCAGACATTCGTTTCTATCCATCTTTAAGTTATCTTAGAGAAAATATAGATAAAGGAAGAAGTTTTGGCGCAGGTGTTTCGTCTTCAAGCGAATTCGATTACCAGTCTTTTGGTGCGAACCTTAGTTTTTCTCAAAAAACAAAAGATAGAAATGGGGAGTTTACGGCTAAATTCCAAACCTTCATCGACCAGTTAAAACTAATTGCCCCTATTGAACTTAGACCTTATGGACAAGAAGGCTATGGCACAGCCGATAGAAATACGTTTGTGGGAACACTTAGTTATTCCCAGATTATAAACAAGGAACTCCAAATAATGCTTGTTGGGGACGTTATCAGCCAGAATGGATATTTGAGTCTTCCTTTCCATCGTGTTTATTTTACGGACGGTTCCGTCCATCAGGAAAAAATGCCAGATACGAGGCTTAAAATTCCGCTAGGAATCAGGGCGAGTTATTTCTTGGGAGACAACATAATTTTAAGAGCTTACTACAGATATTATTCGGATGATTGGGGCATCAAGTCACATACAGCCGACCTTGAAATTCCTGTAAAATTAACACAGGCTTTTTCACTGAGCCCGTTCTACAGATATTATACCCAGAGCGGAACCAAGTATTTCAAACCTTATCGTGAACATACTTCGGCAGATGAGTATTACACCAGTAATTATGATTTATCAAAATTTAACAGTGGCTTTTTTGGAATGGGCATGAAATTTACACCTCCCGAAGGTGTCTTTGGTGTCAAACATTGGAACACTTTAGAATTACGATATGGTCATTATACTAGAACCACTAACATGGTTTCCGACATTGTAAGCCTTAATATTAAATTTAGATAA